The stretch of DNA CGCCCCGGAGCCGCAGCGCAGAAGTCGGCCAGCCAGCGATTGTGGGCCCGCAGACCCGCCCAGCGCTGCTCGAACTCCGCGCGTGTGGGCGCCGGCGCCATCAAGGAAGCGCTCGGGAAGAAGGGCGGGATGGTGTTCGGGAAGACGACCTCGGCGACGATGCCGTCCTGCTCGAGCTCGGCGAGGCGGCGGTCCGAGTTCCAGTTGCGGTCCGCGGTGTCGGCGAGCAGGTCCTCGTACGGGTTGACGTAGGTGGCCGCCCACGCGTCGAACGCGTCGTGGTGGCGGGACTCCAGGTAGGGCCTGTAGTCGAGGAGATCGGCGCCCGCGTGGCAGTCGGCGGAGATGACGGTGTAGCGCTCTTCGGTCGGGTGAGTCGTCATGTCTGTGCCCCCATCACCGGGAAGTCGTGGTCGGTCAGCCAGTGGCGGCCCACCTCGCGCGAGCGCGCCCAGGAGGCCTCGACGGTCAACTGATCCGGCGGCTGGCCGAGTTCGGCGGGCGTCGGGCCGATCCTGCGGGCCAGCGGCGCCAGTTTCCCGGTGTCGAAGCCGAAGACCTCGGCGGCCGCCAGACCCAGCATCCGGCGGGTCTCCCCCACCGGGATGTCGTGGAAGGTTTTCTTCAGCCACGCGCGCGTGTCGGGCCAGGTGCCTTCGGGGTGCGGGAAGTCGCTGCCCCAGAGGATGTTGTCGACGCCGATCTCGTAGCGCTGGGCGAGTTCGCGGCGCTTGGTGTTGGTCGCGCAGATGAAGATCTGCCGGTCCAGGTACTCGTGCGGGGGCCGTTTGAGCTCCGCGAACGGGGAGAGCTTCTTGCCGCCGTGCGCGCCCAGGTAGAGGCGGTCCATGAACCACAGGAGGTTCGGCAGCCACCAGCAGCCGGACTCCGCGACGCCGAACTTCAGCCCCGGGTGGCGTTCGAAGACGCCCGACCAGAGCATGAACCACAGCGGCCGCGCGGGCCACCAGGTCACTTCGGAGACATAGATCCCCAGGTGGTCGCCGTACTCGTGGCGGGGCGCCGCACCGGAGTGGGTCATCACCGGCATCGCGCACTCGGCGGCCGCCGCCCACACGGGGTCGTAACGGCGGTCGTGGTAGGGCGCCTTGTCGACCCACATGGAGGGGATCATCAGCGCGCCGAGCCCGGACTCCTTGGCCCGGTGGACCTCGGCGACGACCCGGTCGACCTCTCCGGTGATGGGCAACAGGGCGACTCCGCAGTGCCGTTCGGGGTGCTCGGACACGAAGTCGGCCAGCCAGCGGTTGTGCGCCTGCGCGCCCGCCATGCCGAGCTCGGGGTCCTGGTCCCCGGAGAGACCGAGTCCCACCCCGAAGGGCGCGGCCGTCTGGCTGTCCACGGCGTCCGCGTCGGGGAAGACCACCTCGGCGGCCACGCCGTCGCCGTCGAGCTCCTTGAGACGCTGCGCGGTCTCCCAGCCGCCGCGCAGGCCCTCCTCGTTGTCCTGGAACCACTTGGCGGCGAACGCGTCGTTGCGGATGCCGAGCCGGGTCGCCTCCGCACGGCGTGCGTCGCGCTCCCCCAGGAACTGATCGAAGTCCCGGTGGAATCGGCTGTCGAGATAGGGCCGGTACTCCTCGGTGGGGAGCCCGGCGTGGCAGTCGGAGGAGATGATCAGGTAAGGATCCTGGTCGGTCATCACGTGCCCTTCAGTCCAGAATGAAGCTCTCCAGGTACGCCGGGTCCGCGCGGTCCAGCATCGACCGCGACCTGGCCTTGATCTGCCGGTCGCTGTGCTCGCTCTCCGGGAGCAGCCAGAAGCGGCCGGCCGCGATCCCCTCCGCCACGAAGTCCGCGACCTGCTCGACCGGCGTGAACTCGACCTCCTTGCCCGCGTCCTTCATCGCGGACTCCCACTGGTCGAGGCTGCGGTAAGGGGTCTTGCGGGGGCGGGACTTGGCGTACCGGTCGGGGCGGTTGCGGTGCGACTCCCACAGGCCCGTGCGCAGCATGTGCGGTCCCGGGAAGAGCACGGAGGCGCCCACGCGCGCGTGCTCCGCCTTCAGGTGCGCGTACAGCGACTCGGTCATCGTCACGACGGCCGCCTTGGTGACCGCGTACACGGAAGCCGTCGGCAGCGGTGCGATGCCGCC from Streptomyces sp. BA2 encodes:
- a CDS encoding SDR family NAD(P)-dependent oxidoreductase, yielding MELREEQVAVVTGAASGIGLAMARRFAADGLKVVLADVEEGALEKAAAGLREDGASVHARVVDVGSREEVFELAEAAYEKFGAVHVLCNNAGVGSGAEGRMWEHEPNDWKWAFEVNVWGVFHGIQAFVPRMIAGGDPGHVVNTSSGDGGIAPLPTASVYAVTKAAVVTMTESLYAHLKAEHARVGASVLFPGPHMLRTGLWESHRNRPDRYAKSRPRKTPYRSLDQWESAMKDAGKEVEFTPVEQVADFVAEGIAAGRFWLLPESEHSDRQIKARSRSMLDRADPAYLESFILD
- a CDS encoding amidohydrolase family protein, with the translated sequence MTDQDPYLIISSDCHAGLPTEEYRPYLDSRFHRDFDQFLGERDARRAEATRLGIRNDAFAAKWFQDNEEGLRGGWETAQRLKELDGDGVAAEVVFPDADAVDSQTAAPFGVGLGLSGDQDPELGMAGAQAHNRWLADFVSEHPERHCGVALLPITGEVDRVVAEVHRAKESGLGALMIPSMWVDKAPYHDRRYDPVWAAAAECAMPVMTHSGAAPRHEYGDHLGIYVSEVTWWPARPLWFMLWSGVFERHPGLKFGVAESGCWWLPNLLWFMDRLYLGAHGGKKLSPFAELKRPPHEYLDRQIFICATNTKRRELAQRYEIGVDNILWGSDFPHPEGTWPDTRAWLKKTFHDIPVGETRRMLGLAAAEVFGFDTGKLAPLARRIGPTPAELGQPPDQLTVEASWARSREVGRHWLTDHDFPVMGAQT